The Peribacillus simplex genome contains a region encoding:
- a CDS encoding TlyA family RNA methyltransferase, translated as MKVMKERVDVLLVEQGLADTREKAKRMVMAGLVYANEERYEKPGEKVPVDLEFTIKGKVMPYVSRGGLKLEKALREFDLQVNGKILLDIGSSTGGFTDCALQNGAKMSYALDVGYNQLAWKLRQDERVKVMERTNFRYVTPADLDGEMPNFASIDVSFISLTLILPVLKTLLVPNSDVVALVKPQFEAGKDQVGKKGIVRDPKIHKQVLDKIISFSLKEGYDIKDASFSPITGGDGNIEFLLHLHWQGTKEDGAILLSKTVDDIVGEAHAQFKKE; from the coding sequence ATGAAAGTAATGAAAGAAAGAGTGGATGTATTACTTGTAGAACAAGGCTTGGCCGATACACGTGAAAAAGCGAAACGTATGGTTATGGCAGGCCTTGTCTACGCGAATGAAGAAAGGTATGAGAAACCGGGGGAAAAAGTGCCGGTCGATCTCGAATTTACGATCAAAGGAAAAGTCATGCCTTACGTTTCAAGAGGCGGTCTTAAACTTGAAAAGGCATTAAGGGAATTTGATTTACAGGTGAATGGAAAAATACTGCTTGATATAGGATCATCAACTGGTGGGTTCACGGATTGTGCTTTGCAAAATGGCGCCAAAATGTCTTATGCGCTTGATGTCGGCTATAATCAACTTGCCTGGAAGCTTAGGCAGGATGAGCGGGTAAAAGTAATGGAACGGACCAATTTCCGTTATGTTACACCCGCCGATCTCGATGGGGAGATGCCAAACTTTGCAAGCATTGATGTTTCTTTCATCTCGCTTACGTTAATTTTACCGGTGTTAAAGACCTTGCTCGTCCCGAATAGTGATGTCGTTGCCTTAGTTAAACCGCAATTCGAAGCTGGGAAGGATCAAGTGGGTAAAAAGGGGATTGTTCGTGATCCCAAAATCCATAAACAAGTGTTGGATAAGATCATTTCTTTTTCTTTAAAGGAGGGCTATGATATTAAGGATGCCTCCTTCTCACCGATTACCGGCGGTGATGGAAATATTGAATTCTTACTTCATTTACACTGGCAAGGTACGAAGGAAGATGGAGCGATATTGCTTTCGAAAACGGTTGATGACATCGTTGGAGAGGCCCATGCCCAATTTAAAAAAGAATAG
- the ahrC gene encoding transcriptional regulator AhrC/ArgR: MNKGQRHIKIRDIITNNDIETQDELVEELKLAGYNVTQATVSRDIKELHLVKVPLTDGRYKYSLPADQRFNPLQKLKRILVDAFVRIDSANNLLVMKMLPGNAQAICALIDNLNWQEILGTIGGDDTCLIICRSEEDAKIISGKFLDML; this comes from the coding sequence ATGAATAAAGGACAACGACATATAAAAATAAGGGACATTATAACGAATAATGATATCGAAACCCAGGATGAGTTAGTTGAAGAATTGAAATTAGCTGGATACAATGTGACTCAAGCCACTGTTTCCAGGGATATTAAAGAGCTTCACCTTGTAAAAGTTCCTTTAACGGATGGAAGGTATAAATACAGTCTGCCGGCCGACCAACGTTTCAATCCACTTCAAAAATTAAAGAGAATCCTTGTCGATGCATTTGTACGCATTGACTCCGCCAACAATTTACTGGTTATGAAGATGCTCCCAGGTAATGCCCAGGCAATCTGTGCATTGATTGATAATTTAAATTGGCAAGAAATACTCGGGACGATCGGCGGCGACGATACTTGTTTAATCATCTGCCGTTCTGAGGAAGATGCAAAGATCATTTCCGGCAAATTCTTGGACATGCTCTAA